The following coding sequences lie in one Lelliottia jeotgali genomic window:
- a CDS encoding Maltose-maltodextrin ABC transporter, permease protein MalG, with the protein MAMVQPKSQKLRLLVTHLGLLIFIAAIMFPLLMVIAISLREGNFATGSLIPEQISWEHWKLALGFSVEHADGRVTPPPFPVLLWLWNSIKVAGITAIGIVALSTTCAYAFARMRFPGKATLLKSMLIFQMFPAVLSLVALYALFDRLGQYVPFIGLNTHGGVIFAYMGGIALHVWTIKGYFETIDGSLEEAAALDGATPWQAFRLVLLPLSVPILAVVFILSFIAAITEVPVASLLLRDVNSYTLAVGMQQYLNPQNYLWGDFAAAAVLSAIPITVVFLLAQRWLVNGLTAGGVKG; encoded by the coding sequence ATGGCTATGGTACAACCCAAATCTCAGAAACTGCGCCTCCTGGTGACGCACTTAGGGCTGCTGATTTTTATCGCCGCCATCATGTTCCCGCTGCTGATGGTGATCGCGATTTCCCTGCGTGAAGGTAACTTTGCGACCGGCAGCCTGATCCCGGAGCAAATCTCCTGGGAGCACTGGAAGCTGGCGCTTGGCTTTAGCGTCGAGCACGCCGATGGTCGCGTGACGCCGCCGCCGTTCCCGGTGCTGCTGTGGCTGTGGAACTCCATCAAAGTGGCCGGAATTACCGCTATCGGGATTGTGGCGCTCTCCACCACCTGCGCTTACGCCTTTGCCCGTATGCGCTTCCCTGGCAAAGCCACGCTGCTGAAAAGCATGCTGATTTTCCAAATGTTCCCGGCGGTGCTGTCGCTTGTGGCGTTGTACGCGTTGTTTGACCGTCTCGGCCAGTACGTGCCGTTTATCGGTCTCAACACCCACGGCGGGGTGATTTTTGCCTACATGGGCGGGATCGCGCTTCACGTCTGGACGATTAAGGGCTATTTCGAAACCATCGACGGGTCGCTTGAAGAAGCGGCGGCGCTGGATGGGGCAACGCCGTGGCAGGCCTTCCGCCTGGTGCTGTTGCCGCTGTCGGTGCCAATTCTGGCGGTGGTGTTTATTCTGTCGTTCATCGCGGCCATTACCGAAGTGCCGGTCGCGTCGCTGCTGTTGCGTGATGTGAATAGCTACACGCTGGCCGTGGGTATGCAGCAATACCTCAACCCGCAAAACTACCTGTGGGGCGACTTTGCTGCAGCCGCTGTACTCTCTGCTATCCCGATCACCGTGGTATTCCTGCTGGCTCAGCGCTGGCTGGTCAACGGCCTCACGGCGGGCGGTGTGAAAGGTTAA
- a CDS encoding Sodium-dependent phosphate transporter, with amino-acid sequence MLTLLHLLSAVALLVWGTHIVRTGVMRVFGARLRTVLSRSVEKKPLAFCAGIGVTALVQSSNATTMLVTSFVAQDLVALTPALVIVLGADVGTALMARILTFDLSWLSPLLIFIGVIFFLGRKQTREGQLGRVGIGLGLILLALELIVQAVTPITQANGVQVIFASLTGDIMLDALIGAVFAIISYSSLAAVLLTATLTTAGAISFPVALCLVIGANLGSGLLAMLNNSGANAAARRVALGSLLFKLVGSLVILPFVHPLANLMDNLPLPKAELVIYFHVFYNLVRCLAMVPFAGPMARFCKRMIRDEPELDARLKPKHLDTSALDTPALALANAARETLRMGDAMETMLDGLKKVMHGEPREEKELRKLADDINVLYTAIKLYLARMPQDELAEEESRRWAEIIEMSFNLEQASDIVERMGSEIADKSLAARRAFSLEGVVELDTLQDQLLSNLQLAMSVFFSGDVPSARRLRRNKHRFRILNRRYSHAHVDRLHQQNVQSIETSSLHLGLLGDMKRLNSLFCSVAYSVMEQPDEDDERDEY; translated from the coding sequence GTGCTGACACTGTTACACCTGCTATCGGCCGTCGCTCTGCTGGTCTGGGGCACGCACATTGTCCGTACCGGCGTGATGCGCGTATTTGGCGCACGCTTACGCACCGTCCTCAGCCGCAGCGTTGAGAAAAAACCGCTCGCCTTCTGTGCGGGCATCGGCGTCACCGCCCTTGTGCAAAGCAGTAACGCCACCACCATGCTCGTCACCTCGTTTGTGGCGCAGGATCTGGTGGCGCTCACTCCGGCGTTAGTTATCGTGCTGGGCGCAGACGTCGGGACCGCGCTAATGGCGCGAATCCTGACCTTCGATCTCTCCTGGCTATCGCCGCTGCTGATTTTCATCGGCGTGATCTTCTTCCTCGGACGCAAACAGACGCGTGAAGGGCAGTTGGGCCGCGTGGGAATTGGCCTCGGGCTGATCCTGCTGGCGCTGGAACTTATCGTTCAGGCGGTCACGCCGATCACCCAGGCCAACGGCGTGCAGGTGATTTTCGCCTCGCTGACGGGCGACATTATGCTCGATGCGCTGATTGGCGCGGTGTTCGCCATCATCAGTTACTCCAGCCTCGCGGCAGTGCTGCTCACCGCGACGCTGACCACCGCCGGGGCGATCTCCTTCCCGGTCGCGCTGTGCCTGGTGATCGGCGCGAACCTTGGCTCTGGTCTGCTGGCGATGCTCAACAATAGCGGCGCAAATGCCGCTGCCCGCCGCGTGGCGCTTGGGAGTTTGCTGTTCAAGCTGGTGGGCAGCCTGGTAATCCTGCCGTTTGTCCATCCTCTGGCGAACCTGATGGATAACCTGCCGCTACCGAAAGCCGAGCTGGTGATCTACTTCCATGTCTTCTACAACCTGGTGCGCTGTCTGGCGATGGTGCCGTTCGCCGGGCCGATGGCGCGATTCTGTAAGCGTATGATTCGTGATGAACCCGAGCTGGACGCCCGTCTGAAACCGAAGCATCTCGACACCTCGGCGCTGGATACCCCGGCGCTGGCACTGGCCAATGCCGCCCGTGAAACCCTGCGCATGGGCGATGCGATGGAGACCATGCTGGATGGCCTGAAAAAAGTCATGCACGGTGAACCGCGCGAAGAGAAAGAGCTGCGCAAGCTGGCTGACGACATCAACGTGCTTTACACCGCCATCAAACTCTATCTGGCCCGGATGCCGCAGGATGAACTGGCAGAAGAGGAGTCCCGCCGTTGGGCGGAGATTATCGAGATGTCGTTCAACCTTGAGCAGGCATCGGATATTGTCGAACGCATGGGCAGCGAAATCGCCGATAAATCACTGGCTGCCCGTCGGGCGTTCTCCCTGGAAGGCGTCGTGGAGCTGGACACGCTGCAGGATCAGCTGCTCAGCAACCTGCAGCTGGCAATGTCGGTCTTCTTCTCTGGTGATGTGCCAAGCGCTCGCCGTTTGCGCCGCAACAAGCATCGCTTCCGCATCCTCAACCGTCGTTACTCCCACGCGCACGTTGATCGCCTGCATCAGCAGAACGTGCAAAGTATCGAAACCAGCTCCCTTCACCTGGGTCTGCTTGGCGATATGAAACGTCTCAACTCATTGTTCTGCTCAGTAGCGTACAGCGTCATGGAGCAGCCGGACGAAGATGACGAGAGGGATGAGTATTAG
- a CDS encoding PsiE protein, with translation MTSLTRPRVEFISMVLQTVLSLGLLSLGLILVVFLGKETVHLADVLFAPEQTSKYELVEGLVVYFLYFEFIALIVKYFQSGFHFPLRYFVYIGITAIVRLIIVDHKSPLDVLIYSAAILLLVITLWLCNSKRLKRE, from the coding sequence ATGACATCCCTGACTCGCCCGCGCGTTGAGTTTATCTCAATGGTTCTCCAGACCGTGCTAAGCCTCGGCCTGCTGAGCCTCGGCCTGATACTGGTCGTCTTTCTCGGCAAAGAGACGGTGCATCTGGCGGATGTGCTGTTCGCCCCTGAACAAACCAGCAAATATGAGCTGGTTGAAGGACTGGTGGTCTACTTTCTCTACTTCGAATTTATCGCCCTGATTGTGAAATACTTTCAATCCGGCTTTCATTTCCCGCTGCGTTACTTTGTCTATATTGGCATCACCGCGATTGTGCGGCTGATCATCGTCGATCATAAGTCTCCTCTCGACGTACTGATCTACTCGGCGGCGATCCTGCTGTTGGTCATTACCCTCTGGCTATGCAACTCTAAACGGCTGAAACGCGAATAA
- a CDS encoding YjbF outer membrane lipoprotein codes for MKRPAIILICLLLQACSATTKGLGNSLWDSVFGTPGVHLTDDDIQNMPYASQYMQLNDGPQLFVVLAFTENGQQKWVTQDQATIVTQHGRIVKTLLGGDNLLEVNNLAADPLIKPNQIVDGTSWTRTMGWTEHKQVRYATARSVFRWDGTDIVTVGSDETQVRILDEEVTTDQMSWHNRFWVDDEGQIRQSLQYLGANFFPVKATLIKAAKS; via the coding sequence GTGAAGCGACCTGCAATCATTCTGATTTGCCTGCTGTTGCAGGCGTGCTCAGCCACCACCAAAGGGCTGGGAAACTCACTGTGGGACAGCGTATTCGGCACGCCCGGCGTGCATCTTACGGATGACGATATCCAGAATATGCCCTACGCCAGCCAGTACATGCAGTTAAACGATGGGCCGCAGCTGTTTGTGGTGCTCGCTTTCACCGAAAACGGGCAGCAGAAATGGGTGACGCAGGATCAGGCCACCATCGTGACGCAGCACGGGCGCATCGTGAAAACCCTGCTCGGCGGCGACAACCTACTTGAAGTGAACAACCTCGCTGCAGACCCGCTGATCAAACCGAATCAAATCGTCGACGGCACAAGCTGGACGCGCACGATGGGTTGGACGGAACACAAGCAGGTGCGCTACGCCACGGCGCGGTCCGTTTTCCGCTGGGATGGCACCGACATTGTCACCGTCGGCAGCGACGAAACGCAGGTGCGTATCCTCGACGAAGAAGTCACAACCGACCAGATGAGCTGGCATAACCGCTTCTGGGTCGATGACGAAGGGCAGATTCGTCAGTCCCTGCAATACCTTGGCGCGAACTTCTTCCCGGTGAAAGCCACCCTGATCAAGGCGGCGAAATCATGA
- a CDS encoding putative antitoxin, producing the protein MNKLTSYDPADALVDDDEVAVFMADALETGDAAYIAKALGVIARAKGMGQIAEQTGLSREQLYRSFSEKGNPTLKTTLAVMKALGLGLTLRSAKN; encoded by the coding sequence ATGAATAAATTGACGTCTTACGATCCCGCCGATGCACTGGTCGATGATGATGAAGTGGCTGTGTTTATGGCCGATGCACTTGAAACGGGTGATGCTGCCTATATTGCAAAAGCTCTAGGCGTTATTGCCCGGGCAAAAGGTATGGGCCAAATCGCCGAACAGACGGGTTTATCCCGGGAACAGCTCTACCGCTCTTTTAGTGAAAAAGGAAACCCAACGCTCAAAACCACGTTGGCGGTCATGAAAGCGCTGGGTCTCGGATTAACGCTCAGAAGCGCAAAAAACTAA
- a CDS encoding Ribosomal large subunit pseudouridine synthase F, producing the protein MLPTQSTRLNKYISESGICSRREADRYIEQGNVFLNGKRATIGDQVVPGDVVKVNGQLIEPRDEEDLVFIALNKPVGIVSTTEDGERDNIVNFVNHSSRIFPIGRLDKDSQGLIFLTNHGDLVNKILRAGNDHEKEYLVTVNKPVTDDFIRGMGAGVPILGTVTKKCKVKKEAPFTFRITLVQGLNRQIRRMCEHFGFEVTKLERTRIMNVSVSGIPQGEWRDLTGDELIELFKLIEGSSSEAKPKAKAKPKTQGIKRPVVSAPKSTEKERNKPAGKRFVQPGRKKKGR; encoded by the coding sequence ATGCTGCCCACCCAATCAACCCGATTAAACAAATACATTAGCGAGAGCGGAATTTGCTCGCGTCGTGAGGCTGACCGTTACATCGAGCAAGGCAACGTCTTCCTCAATGGCAAGCGCGCCACCATTGGCGATCAGGTTGTGCCCGGCGACGTGGTGAAAGTGAATGGCCAGCTCATTGAGCCAAGAGACGAAGAAGATCTGGTGTTTATCGCGTTGAACAAGCCGGTCGGCATTGTCAGCACCACGGAAGATGGCGAGCGGGATAACATCGTCAATTTCGTCAACCACAGCAGTCGTATCTTCCCGATTGGGCGTCTGGACAAAGACTCGCAGGGGTTAATTTTCCTCACCAACCACGGCGATCTGGTGAACAAAATCCTGCGTGCCGGTAACGATCATGAGAAAGAGTATCTAGTGACGGTCAACAAGCCTGTCACGGATGATTTTATTCGCGGTATGGGCGCGGGCGTGCCGATTTTGGGCACCGTCACCAAGAAGTGCAAAGTTAAAAAAGAGGCGCCGTTCACCTTCCGCATTACCCTGGTGCAGGGCTTAAACCGTCAAATCCGCCGTATGTGCGAGCATTTTGGTTTTGAGGTCACGAAGCTTGAGCGTACGCGCATCATGAACGTCAGCGTTTCCGGTATCCCGCAGGGAGAATGGCGCGATCTGACCGGGGATGAGCTGATTGAGCTGTTTAAGCTGATTGAAGGGTCGTCTTCCGAGGCTAAGCCGAAAGCCAAAGCGAAACCGAAAACCCAGGGGATAAAACGGCCTGTGGTCAGCGCGCCGAAATCCACAGAAAAAGAGCGCAACAAACCTGCCGGGAAACGCTTCGTACAGCCAGGCCGTAAAAAGAAAGGGCGCTAA
- a CDS encoding YjbG polysaccharide synthesis-related protein: protein MKIIISAALFLTLVTPMAWSAGTVKVYTSESKEPKTLSNAEHLIDLVGQPRLANSWWPGAVISERQASVVAEQKHKALLARLTGLAGQETGDTAAAINALRQQLQAIDVTGRQLVNLDPDKVRVVENGNPTLEGEYSLWIAPQPTTVTVMGLVSNPGEKPFTPGRDLASYLDDQSLLAGAERSYAWVVYPDGRTQKAPVAYWNKRHIEPMPGSVIFVGFADHFWTKAYDGLNTDILHSLTHRIPE, encoded by the coding sequence ATGAAAATCATCATTTCTGCTGCGCTGTTCCTGACGCTTGTCACGCCGATGGCCTGGTCAGCGGGGACCGTGAAGGTCTACACATCTGAGAGCAAGGAACCAAAAACCTTATCCAACGCCGAACACTTGATCGATCTGGTCGGGCAACCCCGACTGGCAAACAGCTGGTGGCCGGGGGCGGTGATTAGCGAGCGCCAGGCCAGCGTCGTGGCCGAACAGAAACACAAGGCGCTGCTGGCCCGGTTGACGGGGCTGGCAGGGCAAGAAACCGGCGACACGGCGGCGGCTATCAACGCCTTGCGCCAACAGCTTCAGGCGATAGACGTCACGGGCCGCCAGCTGGTGAATCTCGATCCGGATAAAGTGCGCGTGGTTGAGAACGGTAATCCGACCCTGGAAGGGGAATACAGCCTGTGGATCGCGCCGCAGCCGACCACCGTCACGGTGATGGGCCTCGTCAGCAATCCTGGCGAAAAGCCGTTTACGCCGGGGCGTGATTTGGCGAGTTATCTTGATGACCAAAGCCTGCTGGCGGGCGCTGAACGCAGCTATGCGTGGGTCGTCTATCCCGATGGTCGCACGCAAAAGGCTCCGGTGGCGTACTGGAATAAACGCCATATTGAGCCGATGCCGGGCAGCGTGATTTTTGTCGGCTTTGCCGATCATTTCTGGACGAAGGCATATGACGGGCTGAACACCGACATCCTTCATTCCCTGACGCATCGGATACCGGAATAA
- a CDS encoding Sodium-dependent transporter, translating into MLSAITRLFPLWALLLSVLAYYTPSTFTPVGPWVTTLLMLIMLGMGVHLKIDDFKRVLSRPAPVAAGIFLHYLVMPLAAWLLAMAFKMPPDLSAGMVLVGSVASGTASNVMIYLAKGDVALSVTISSVSTLVGVIATPLLTRLYVDAHIQVDVMGMLLSILQIVVIPIALGLVIHHLFPRVVKAVEPYLPAFSMVCILAIISAVVAGSASHIASVGFVVIIAVILHNTIGLLGGYWGGKLFGFDESTCRTLAIEVGMQNSGLAAALGKIYFSPLAALPGALFSVWHNLSGSLLAGYWSGKPIEAQPKKEVIKEN; encoded by the coding sequence ATGTTATCCGCAATCACGCGGCTGTTCCCGCTCTGGGCGCTGCTGCTCTCTGTTCTCGCTTATTACACGCCCTCGACTTTTACCCCAGTTGGCCCGTGGGTCACGACGCTGCTGATGCTGATCATGTTAGGCATGGGCGTGCATCTGAAAATCGACGATTTTAAACGCGTGCTGTCGCGCCCGGCGCCGGTCGCGGCGGGGATTTTCCTGCACTATCTGGTGATGCCCCTCGCCGCCTGGCTGCTGGCAATGGCCTTCAAGATGCCGCCGGATTTATCTGCCGGTATGGTGCTGGTAGGCAGCGTTGCCAGCGGGACGGCGTCGAATGTGATGATCTACCTGGCTAAGGGCGACGTGGCGCTGTCAGTCACCATCTCGTCGGTCTCAACGCTGGTGGGGGTGATTGCCACGCCGCTGCTGACGCGTCTGTACGTGGATGCGCATATTCAGGTGGACGTGATGGGGATGCTGCTGTCGATCCTGCAAATCGTGGTGATTCCCATTGCGCTTGGTCTGGTTATCCATCACCTGTTCCCGCGCGTCGTGAAGGCTGTGGAACCCTATTTGCCTGCTTTTTCGATGGTCTGCATTCTGGCGATCATCAGCGCCGTGGTAGCCGGTTCTGCCTCGCATATTGCGTCCGTTGGTTTTGTGGTGATCATCGCGGTGATTCTGCATAACACTATCGGTCTGCTGGGCGGCTACTGGGGCGGGAAGCTGTTTGGCTTTGATGAATCGACCTGCCGTACGCTGGCGATTGAAGTGGGGATGCAGAACTCAGGCCTTGCGGCAGCGCTCGGTAAGATCTACTTCTCCCCTCTCGCGGCGCTGCCTGGCGCACTGTTCTCGGTATGGCATAACCTGTCCGGCTCGCTGCTGGCGGGTTACTGGTCAGGAAAACCGATTGAAGCGCAGCCGAAAAAAGAAGTGATCAAAGAAAACTAA
- a CDS encoding YjbE secreted protein, giving the protein MKKVLYGIFAISALAATSVYAAPVQVGEAAGSAATSASAGSSTATATSTVGSAVGVALAATGGGDGSNTGTTTTTTTSTQ; this is encoded by the coding sequence ATGAAAAAAGTACTGTATGGCATTTTTGCCATATCTGCGCTTGCGGCGACGTCTGTCTATGCGGCTCCGGTTCAGGTCGGAGAAGCAGCAGGCTCGGCAGCGACGTCTGCGTCAGCGGGAAGTTCTACCGCGACCGCGACCAGCACCGTAGGCTCGGCCGTGGGTGTCGCTCTGGCGGCAACCGGTGGCGGTGATGGCTCCAATACCGGAACCACGACCACCACGACAACAAGCACTCAGTAA
- a CDS encoding Glucose-6-phosphate isomerase: protein MKNINPTQTTAWQALQKHFDEMKDVTIADLFAKDGDRFSKFSATFDDQMLVDFSKNRITEETLAKLQDLAKETDLAGAIKSMFSGEKINRTEDRAVLHVALRNRSNTPIIVDGKDVMPEVNAVLEKMKTFSEAIISGSWKGYTGKAITDVVNIGIGGSDLGPFMVTEALRPYKNHLNMHFVSNVDGTHIAEVLKKVNPETTLFLVASKTFTTQETMTNAHSARDWFLATAGDNKHVAKHFAALSTNGKAVGEFGIDTENMFEFWDWVGGRYSLWSAIGLSIILSVGYDNFVELLSGAHAMDKHFSTTPAEKNLPVLLALIGIWYNNFFGAETEAILPYDQYMHRFAAYFQQGNMESNGKYVDRNGNAVDYQTGPIIWGEPGTNGQHAFYQLIHQGTKMVPCDFIAPAQTHNALSDHHQKLLSNFFAQTEALAFGKARDVVEQEYRDQGKDPATLDHVVPFKVFEGNRPTNSILLREITPFSLGALIALYEHKIFTQGAILNIFTFDQWGVELGKQLANRILPELGDDKDINSHDSSTNGLINRYKSWRG from the coding sequence ATGAAAAACATCAATCCAACGCAGACCACTGCCTGGCAGGCACTACAAAAACACTTCGACGAAATGAAAGACGTCACCATCGCGGACCTGTTCGCGAAAGACGGCGACCGTTTCAGCAAATTCTCCGCCACCTTCGACGATCAGATGCTGGTGGACTTCTCCAAAAACCGCATCACCGAAGAGACGCTGGCAAAACTGCAGGATTTGGCGAAAGAGACCGATCTGGCAGGTGCCATCAAGTCCATGTTCTCCGGAGAGAAGATCAACCGCACCGAAGACCGCGCTGTGCTGCATGTCGCGCTGCGTAACCGTAGCAATACTCCGATTATCGTCGACGGCAAAGATGTGATGCCGGAAGTGAACGCCGTGCTCGAGAAGATGAAAACCTTCTCCGAAGCCATTATCTCCGGTAGCTGGAAAGGCTACACTGGCAAAGCTATCACCGACGTTGTGAACATCGGTATCGGCGGTTCTGACCTCGGCCCGTTCATGGTGACCGAAGCGCTGCGTCCTTACAAAAACCATCTGAACATGCACTTCGTTTCTAACGTCGATGGCACCCACATCGCCGAAGTGCTGAAAAAAGTGAACCCGGAAACGACCCTGTTCCTCGTCGCGTCTAAAACCTTCACCACGCAAGAAACCATGACCAACGCCCACAGCGCGCGCGACTGGTTCCTGGCAACGGCGGGCGATAACAAACACGTCGCCAAACACTTCGCGGCGCTCTCCACCAACGGTAAAGCCGTGGGTGAGTTCGGCATCGATACCGAGAACATGTTTGAGTTCTGGGACTGGGTCGGCGGTCGTTACTCACTGTGGTCAGCGATTGGTCTGTCGATCATCCTGTCCGTAGGTTACGACAACTTCGTTGAGCTGCTCTCTGGCGCGCATGCGATGGACAAACACTTCTCCACCACTCCGGCTGAGAAAAACCTGCCGGTGCTGCTGGCGCTGATCGGTATCTGGTACAACAACTTCTTCGGCGCAGAAACCGAAGCGATCCTGCCGTACGACCAGTACATGCACCGCTTCGCAGCGTACTTCCAGCAGGGCAACATGGAATCCAATGGCAAATACGTTGACCGTAACGGCAACGCCGTGGATTACCAGACCGGCCCAATCATCTGGGGCGAGCCGGGAACCAACGGTCAGCACGCGTTCTATCAGCTGATTCACCAGGGCACCAAAATGGTCCCATGTGATTTCATCGCGCCAGCGCAGACCCACAACGCGCTGTCCGACCATCACCAGAAACTGCTGTCTAACTTCTTCGCGCAGACCGAAGCGCTGGCGTTTGGTAAAGCCCGCGACGTGGTTGAGCAGGAATATCGTGACCAGGGTAAAGATCCGGCCACGCTGGACCACGTGGTGCCGTTCAAAGTCTTCGAAGGCAACCGCCCAACCAACTCCATCCTGCTGCGCGAAATCACGCCGTTCAGCCTGGGTGCGTTGATTGCCCTGTATGAGCACAAAATTTTCACTCAGGGCGCGATCCTGAATATCTTCACCTTCGATCAGTGGGGCGTTGAGCTGGGCAAACAGCTGGCGAACCGCATTCTGCCAGAGCTGGGTGACGATAAAGATATTAACAGCCATGACAGTTCAACGAATGGCCTGATTAATCGCTATAAATCCTGGCGTGGATAA
- a CDS encoding Aspartokinase, translating to MTSFVVAKFGGTSVADYDAMNRSADVVLADPTTRLVVLSASAGVTNLLVALSEGLEATERFVKLDALRKIQFDILERMKNPQVIREEVERLLENITTLAEAASLATSTALTDELVSHGELMSTLLFVEILRERDVLAQWFDVRKVMRTSDRFGRAEPDVATLSELSKQQLAPRLAEGIVITQGFIGSEAKGRTTTLGRGGSDYTAALLGEALYATRVDIWTDVPGIYTTDPRVVPAAKRIDVIAFEEAAEMATFGAKVLHPATLLPAVRSDIPVFVGSSKDPKAGGTLVCKNTENPPLFRALALRRKQTLVTLHSLNMLHSRGFLAEVFGILARHNISVDLITTSEVSIALTLDTTGSTSTGDTLLTQSLLMELSALCRVEVEENLALVAIIGNQLSRACGVGKEVFGVLDPFNIRMICYGASSYNLCFLVPGHEAEQVVQKLHHNLFE from the coding sequence ATGACGAGTTTTGTTGTCGCCAAATTTGGCGGTACCAGTGTGGCCGATTACGACGCCATGAACCGCAGCGCCGACGTGGTGCTGGCCGATCCGACGACCCGCCTGGTAGTGCTTTCTGCCTCGGCTGGCGTGACCAATCTGCTGGTGGCCCTGTCAGAAGGACTGGAAGCGACCGAGCGCTTTGTGAAGCTCGACGCGCTGCGCAAAATTCAGTTCGATATCCTCGAGCGTATGAAGAACCCGCAGGTGATTCGCGAGGAAGTCGAACGCCTGCTGGAAAATATCACCACCCTGGCAGAAGCCGCTTCTCTGGCGACCTCGACCGCACTGACCGACGAACTGGTGAGCCACGGCGAGCTGATGTCGACGCTGCTGTTCGTTGAAATTCTGCGTGAACGCGACGTGCTGGCGCAGTGGTTTGACGTGCGTAAAGTCATGCGCACCAGCGACCGCTTTGGCCGCGCAGAACCGGACGTGGCGACCCTTTCCGAATTGTCGAAACAACAGCTGGCGCCGCGCCTGGCCGAAGGAATTGTCATTACTCAGGGCTTTATCGGCAGCGAAGCTAAAGGCCGCACCACCACGCTTGGCCGTGGCGGCAGTGACTACACGGCTGCGCTGCTGGGTGAAGCGCTGTACGCTACCCGCGTGGATATCTGGACCGATGTCCCTGGCATCTATACCACCGATCCGCGCGTGGTGCCTGCCGCAAAACGTATTGATGTGATCGCCTTTGAAGAGGCCGCCGAAATGGCGACATTTGGCGCGAAAGTGCTGCATCCAGCCACTTTACTGCCTGCGGTTCGCAGCGATATTCCGGTGTTTGTCGGCTCGAGCAAAGATCCTAAAGCGGGCGGAACACTGGTCTGTAAAAACACCGAAAATCCACCGCTGTTCCGCGCGCTGGCGCTGCGTCGCAAGCAGACGCTGGTTACGCTGCACAGCCTGAATATGCTGCACTCCCGCGGTTTCCTGGCGGAAGTGTTCGGGATTCTGGCGCGCCATAATATCTCCGTGGATTTGATCACCACCTCAGAGGTAAGCATTGCGCTGACGCTGGACACCACTGGCTCTACGTCGACGGGCGATACCCTGCTGACGCAATCCCTGCTGATGGAACTTTCCGCTCTGTGCCGCGTGGAAGTTGAAGAGAATCTGGCCCTGGTGGCGATTATCGGCAACCAGCTATCACGCGCCTGCGGCGTGGGCAAAGAGGTCTTTGGCGTGCTGGACCCGTTCAATATCCGCATGATTTGCTACGGCGCGTCCAGCTACAACCTGTGCTTCCTGGTCCCGGGCCACGAAGCCGAGCAGGTCGTGCAGAAACTTCACCATAATTTGTTTGAATAA